A region of the Helicobacter sp. 12S02232-10 genome:
AATCCAAACCACCAAAGGCACAACCAATATTGCCTTTAGTTCCACTCCCTCTAGCATTAATTTTGACAATACAAAATTACAAAATCTCATCACAACTCTGACTCCAAAAAAAGATGAGACCTCCCAACCAATATCAAAAGAAGCAACACCATCTTCTACTCCTTCTGCTCCTAGTTCTTCTTCTGAAACAATCACTCCTGAAATACAAAAAGCTTTGATTGCTAATCCATTGATTTTGCAAAACTATCTGCAAGCTTCTGGTGTCTCTTCTTATGCTGGAGATATCATTACAGGTCAAAATGATCCTAAGAACAAAGAAACCTTTAATGGTGCTAATAATGTAGATTTCAAAGATTCCTTGTATTTGGGAGGAACCCTTGATACTACAGGAGCTGGTACTGCTAATGTCACACTTTCTTTTTCTAAAGAATTTGTAGATAAACTTAAAAATGATGCTTTACTCCAAAGTTTCTTATATGCAGGCAAAGGACCTGAATTTAATGTCATCACTGATGGAGCTTCTGCAACAAATAATATTGCTCTTGCAGGTAGTATCAAAGGAGTGGCTTCTGTTCATTATCTTCAAGGAAATACCAATATTATTTTTGCTGATAAGATCCAAACCCCAACTGCTCCTCTCAATAAAGAAGCCACAGATGCTACAAGTACAACCTCTGCTTTTAAAGGTGGAGACACTACAAAATTTAATGATAGCACTAGCTTTGATATTGCTAGTTCAGATACTTCTAAAAATAGTGTTAAAGTCAATGGCTATACCTATGAGCAAGGTTTATTAATCAGATTAGATGCTAAAAAAGCAGATGCATTATTAAAAGATTATCGCCAAATCAATACATTTAAATCCAATGCAACAACTTTTGCAATTGATAAAATCAGCAATCCAAATGTTTATACTGCAAGCATTTCAGGTGTGATGGTTGGAGAAGTTGATTCTTTAAATAATGCAACTCCTGCTGTAGCTTCAAAATCTATAGACACTACCCCTGCTTATCAAGCAATATTTGAAAAAGATGCAGCTTTCATTGGAAAGCTCAATATCAAAGATAGAGATGTCTCCATTGCTCTTTCTAGAGGCAGTAAGTTACTCTTAGAAGATGGATCACTCATTTCAGTGCTTTCTTCTAATCAGAAGGATGCACCTGTATTTGATACCTCCCATTTGGTGAATGAAACCTTACTTCAAGACAATACTGTGATTGATTTAGCAAGTACTGGAGGAAAAGTAGATTTCTCTACTCCTAAAGCAACTTATTCAACTCTTACCATCAATCAGGTCAAGGATTTAAATGATGCTGTCTTTAGAGTTGCTTATAATCCCCAAGCAAAAGCAGAGGATGCAAATAATAAAAAAGCCGATCATTTTATCATCAATGGCGTGAGTGTCTCAACACCAAAGATTGAAGGAAGCACTCCTTCTGTTGCACCCAAAGCAACTGCTGCAATTGCTGGAGCTGCTGCTGTGGATACTTCTACTTCAAGTGTTGCTTCTGGAGCTGTTTTAAATAACTATCTCCAAGTCTATCAGAATGCTGCTACTCCTGTTTTAGGAGATTTAAGTGATAAAAAGATTCTAGTGGCTTCAATCCAAAATGATTCTTCAGGTAAAGCACATCTTCAATTCAATACCACTTCAAGTGTCTTACAAGGCTATGATTTAATCACAACTGAATTCCAAACCAAAGTAGAAGATTCTGCCAATTCTACAGGCACTCCTAAGACAGCTTCAAAGGAAGGGGGTAGTACAAGTCCTACTTTTACCAATTACTATATTGCTGCAGCAAGTTCTCAAATCGATAAGAAATCTGAAGATATGACTGCAGGAGCGATTACAACTAACTATTCCATCTTCCTTGCTAACATCAATGATTTAAACAAGAGATTAGGCGAACTTCGAGGCAATTTAAGTGCTCAAGGGGTATGGGCAAGAATCTTTAATGGAATGACAACTTCTAATCGGGGTGAAGAGGTTAAAACCTATGGTACAAATGTTCAGGGTGGTTATGATTTCTCTATCCCACAAACACAGGCACGATCTTATTTTGGGGTGGCACTCTCTTATGGGTATAACTCACTCAAAGCCCAAGACTTTC
Encoded here:
- a CDS encoding autotransporter outer membrane beta-barrel domain-containing protein; translation: IQTTKGTTNIAFSSTPSSINFDNTKLQNLITTLTPKKDETSQPISKEATPSSTPSAPSSSSETITPEIQKALIANPLILQNYLQASGVSSYAGDIITGQNDPKNKETFNGANNVDFKDSLYLGGTLDTTGAGTANVTLSFSKEFVDKLKNDALLQSFLYAGKGPEFNVITDGASATNNIALAGSIKGVASVHYLQGNTNIIFADKIQTPTAPLNKEATDATSTTSAFKGGDTTKFNDSTSFDIASSDTSKNSVKVNGYTYEQGLLIRLDAKKADALLKDYRQINTFKSNATTFAIDKISNPNVYTASISGVMVGEVDSLNNATPAVASKSIDTTPAYQAIFEKDAAFIGKLNIKDRDVSIALSRGSKLLLEDGSLISVLSSNQKDAPVFDTSHLVNETLLQDNTVIDLASTGGKVDFSTPKATYSTLTINQVKDLNDAVFRVAYNPQAKAEDANNKKADHFIINGVSVSTPKIEGSTPSVAPKATAAIAGAAAVDTSTSSVASGAVLNNYLQVYQNAATPVLGDLSDKKILVASIQNDSSGKAHLQFNTTSSVLQGYDLITTEFQTKVEDSANSTGTPKTASKEGGSTSPTFTNYYIAAASSQIDKKSEDMTAGAITTNYSIFLANINDLNKRLGELRGNLSAQGVWARIFNGMTTSNRGEEVKTYGTNVQGGYDFSIPQTQARSYFGVALSYGYNSLKAQDFQGKANLFEIGAYYSFVSDAGFYSDTILKYAFISNQLTLDHNEKENTTLNSSTISLGEEFGYRWNFLIQEKGTSKHSLYLEPNAEFILGYVGNGAFDQVNGDAFLNAAIDNILAFRGRVGANLGYSLKTAANQTDFRVGLSYVGDILGGGKMDFKTNFSSAQKNLQSNQMALVSLGVNSILNANWRVYADVDTSFGGQYYNQNYLVSVGGRYAFGKQIASAPKASKLKKVAPKVLASLAKGFYLEVLTLPRNAKLSDSQLELLNQYPYAIALEVIPLGQPPKDVEVQKILIGPFKTSQGAQNNQNTADEIAKILNQKETKALIREVK